Within the Kiloniellales bacterium genome, the region CCTTCGGGACGGGGCGCATTTGCGCCGGGGCGGCGTCGCGGAAGGACTTGTGGGGCCCAACCCCACGGCGCCTCCCGCTCCTGGCCCCGGCGCAAATGCGCTCCCGCCAGGAGCGCGCCGTGAATGTCAACAGGCCCTAGCTCACGCCCGGCAGGGCGCGAGGAAGCCGAGCACTCGCTCCCGGTTGGCCGGGTCCCGAAAGCCCTCGATGTGGCCCGTCTCCGGCAGCAACCAGAGCGCCTTGGGCTCGCGCGCGGCGGCATAGAGCGCCTCGGCGTGGCTGGGCGGCACGAGCCTGTCGTCGAGCCCGTGCACGATCAGCACGGGGACCGGGCTGATCCGGCCGATCTCGGCCAAGGGGCGGTGATCGCCGTCGACGGTGAGGGACAGCGGCCACTGCAGCGGCCAGGTCACGAAGGAAGCGGCCAGCTTCTCACGCGCGATGACCTGGTAATCGGAGAAGGCGCCTTCGATGATTAGCGCGCGCACCCGCGCTCGATGAGGAGAGCGGGCGAGGCCGACGATGGCGACGCTGCCGCCGAGACTCTGGCCCAGGACCGCGACCCGGTCGGGGTCGACCTCGGGCCGCGCCATGACGTGGTCGAGGGCGGCGCCGAAATCCGCGTGCACACCCGGCAGATCGGGTGCGCCCGCGGAGCGCCCAAAGCCGCGATAGTCGAAGAGAAAGACGTTCACGCCCGCGGGCGGCAGCCAGGCCACGCTCGCGATGTGGGTCGAGATGTTCTCGGCATTGCCGTGGGCGAAGACG harbors:
- a CDS encoding alpha/beta hydrolase, which produces MAGCTGAFFHPTSEHVRTPDRIGLVYREVDFRSGDGVALHGWFLPADAPRGACTLVFAHGNAENISTHIASVAWLPPAGVNVFLFDYRGFGRSAGAPDLPGVHADFGAALDHVMARPEVDPDRVAVLGQSLGGSVAIVGLARSPHRARVRALIIEGAFSDYQVIAREKLAASFVTWPLQWPLSLTVDGDHRPLAEIGRISPVPVLIVHGLDDRLVPPSHAEALYAAAREPKALWLLPETGHIEGFRDPANRERVLGFLAPCRA